Within Deinococcota bacterium, the genomic segment CGTCCTCGTCCTCTTCGGCGCCAAGCTCGAGGCCCGCCTCGCTGGTCAGCGCTTCCAGCGCCTCCGAGTCAGCCCGCACCACCAGCAGGTCGCCCGCCTCGAGCGGTTCGAAGCGCGAGGGCACAGGCAGGCGCCGCTCGCGCCTGACCAGGCTGAGGACCGTCACGTCCGCGTCCACCGCAGCCTCGAGGGGTCTTACCGACCATCGTCGCGCCTTCAGGTATGCGCACCTCGGCGACGTAATCCTCGACCCGGAAGAGCGCCTCGGAGGAGGCTTGCGCGTCGCGCTGGGGCATCAGACGCCAGCCCACGAGGGTCACGAACAGCAAGCCGGCCAGCGCTACCCCCACACCGACAGGCATGAAGCTGAACATGCGGAAGGGCTCATCCGCCACGGTCGCCCTGAACTCCGCAATGATGATGTTGGGTGGCGTGCCGATCAGGGTCGTCATGCCGCCCAGGAGCGAACCGAAGGCCAGCGGCATGAGTAGCCGCGACGGTGAGGTGTTGCCCTTGCGGGCCATGCGAATCGCGACAGGCATGAGCAACGCCAGCGCGCCTACGTTGTTGACGAAGCCGGATAACAACGCTGCCAGGCCGGTCAGGGCGGCGATCTGCAAGGCCGGCCGCTCGCCAACTCGAGCCATCCATGAGGTGATGACGTCGACCACGCCTGAGTTGAGGAGCGCGCGGCTGACCACCAGGACTGCCGCTACGGTCACGACCGCGGGGTGACCGAAACCAAGGAAGGCCTCGCTGGCCGGCACGACGCCCGTCACGGCTACCGCCAAGAGCGCCAGGAGGGCGACGAGGTCGTAACGCCATTTTCCCCATACGAAGAGAAGCAGGGCTAAGAGGAGTGCGCCAAACACGATGCTTTGTTCGATCATTCGTCACCCTCTCCAAGTCGCCTCAATTGATCGTAACCAAGGCCCTAACCTAGCGGCCGTGTCATCAGCGGCAAAGTGGGGCGGGCTATACGTCCAGCGATCTTACGGCCTGCTGGTAGGCGTCTTCGACGGCCTCGAGGTAGCGTAGCTGCAACGAAGTGCCATCTGAAATTACACGTTTCGTTATTCAGTGGCGCTCGTTCATCCCGCCAAAAAGTGATAGTGTTTAGCTGCTGTGTGAGAACCATGTCAGGTGAACGCATGCGTTATAGATTAGACGCGTCGTTGCTAGAGAAGCTCGAGGAACTCGTCGAGGTTTAGGCCAGCTTGCTTGATGATTCCGCTTAGGGTACCGGGCTTGAGGGACCGGTTAGCGTGGACGAGCACGATGACAGTGCGGGTGGGGTCGTCCTGGTGCGCCAGGACATGGTGACTGCCTTTGATGCGGGCGACAAAAAAACCCGCCCGCCGAAGCGCGCGGATGGTTTCTTTGCCGCTGGCCGCTGGAAGCTTAGGGCTCATAGCGCAAGGACGATGTTGACCTTGCGGATTTCCGGGGCGGTGTCGCCTGGAATGTCTATGCCGTGATCACGGCGATACTCGAGGGCAAGCTCGATAGCTTCTTTGGCCATGGCTAGGGCTTCTTCCTCGCTGTCACCTTCGGTAATCACTTCTGGCAGTGCAGGCACGAGTACCGTAAAACCGCCGTTCGCTTGCGGCTCGAGAATAATAGTAAAGCTGTGCTCATCGGTCACGGTGTCACCTTCTTAAAACATGTGGCTCTACTCTACACGCCTTTCAGCCCAAGTA encodes:
- a CDS encoding type II toxin-antitoxin system HicB family antitoxin; its protein translation is MTDEHSFTIILEPQANGGFTVLVPALPEVITEGDSEEEALAMAKEAIELALEYRRDHGIDIPGDTAPEIRKVNIVLAL
- a CDS encoding type II toxin-antitoxin system HicA family toxin — its product is MSPKLPAASGKETIRALRRAGFFVARIKGSHHVLAHQDDPTRTVIVLVHANRSLKPGTLSGIIKQAGLNLDEFLELL